From Heteronotia binoei isolate CCM8104 ecotype False Entrance Well chromosome 3, APGP_CSIRO_Hbin_v1, whole genome shotgun sequence, a single genomic window includes:
- the KCTD14 gene encoding BTB/POZ domain-containing protein KCTD14 — protein MSVPAEPKPFGKQKASNLQTQSQIIELNIGGDIFTTTSSTLTKHPRSKLAEMFNSGQPKLQTDSEGRYFIDRPGTYFKYILEYLRSNQVPTQCIQEVYKEAFFYDLEPLIKELEDSPQIFGEQVARKQFLARVPHYPENIELMIRIARAEAMASRQSGVVVCVVKTEEDLAKCQDALNSLDTNKKSVVNFGPWKASPSISDLLDCIKMDVGAKGYRVSFQVYASEKGFRFKSNSHFYTFLFTWW, from the coding sequence CAGTCACAAATCATCGAGTTAAACATCGGCGGGGACATCTTCACAACCACCTCTAGCACTTTGACGAAACACCCCCGGTCCAAGCTGGCCGAAATGTTTAACTCTGGCCAGCCGAAGCTGCAAACAGACTCCGAAGGGAGGTACTTCATCGACCGGCCTGGAActtattttaaatacattttggaATACCTGCGCAGCAACCAGGTGCCCACGCAGTGCATCCAGGAGGTGTACAAGGAAGCTTTCTTTTACGACCTCGAGCCCTTGATCAAAGAGCTGGAAGACTCTCCACAGATCTTTGGGGAGCAGGTGGCTCGGAAACAGTTCCTCGCCCGCGTGCCCCACTATCCGGAGAACATCGAGCTCATGATCCGCATCGCCCGGGCCGAGGCGATGGCCTCTCGCCAGTCTGGCGTCGTGGTGTGCGTGGTGAAGACCGAAGAGGACCTCGCCAAGTGCCAAGATGCCCTCAACAGCTTGGACACGAACAAGAAGTCAGTGGTTAACTTTGGTCCCTGGAAGGCCTCGCCGAGCATCTCCGACTTGCTGGACTGCATCAAGATGGACGTGGGAGCGAAGGGTTATCGAGTCTCCTTCCAGGTCTACGCCTCGGAGAAGGGCTTCCGCTTCAAGTCCAACAGTCACTTCTATACATTTTTGTTCACTTGGTGGTAA